One genomic window of Gracilinema caldarium DSM 7334 includes the following:
- a CDS encoding flagellar basal body-associated FliL family protein — MAEDQDELNLDEGDSTIDSSPKKGAGIGGILPTILKFVAIGLGALIFIVTVSVITYRIMSGSGKPQTVATSETDPYMGKRPELSWFTTIGVIRTRTKDPTPSSVVVNVIIGYDLNDKNAQTELTNRLYELKDFFRNYFSNKYAADLKPENERNLKIEIREALNTTILQKAKAREILFQQLDVVEM; from the coding sequence TAATCTTGATGAAGGTGATTCGACAATAGATAGTTCTCCGAAAAAAGGTGCTGGAATTGGTGGAATACTGCCGACAATTTTAAAATTTGTTGCAATTGGCCTAGGAGCGCTTATCTTTATAGTAACTGTTTCAGTTATTACCTATAGAATTATGTCCGGATCGGGAAAGCCTCAAACTGTGGCTACATCCGAAACAGATCCCTATATGGGGAAACGGCCAGAATTATCCTGGTTTACGACTATTGGGGTAATACGAACGAGAACAAAGGATCCAACTCCATCCTCGGTTGTGGTTAATGTCATTATTGGGTATGATCTCAATGATAAAAATGCACAGACCGAACTCACAAACCGTCTCTACGAATTAAAGGATTTTTTCCGCAACTACTTTAGCAATAAATATGCAGCGGATTTAAAACCGGAAAATGAACGCAACTTAAAAATTGAAATCCGTGAAGCATTAAATACAACAATTTTACAGAAAGCAAAGGCCCGGGAAATTCTATTCCAACAGCTTGATGTGGTAGAGATGTAA